From Rhodococcus antarcticus, the proteins below share one genomic window:
- a CDS encoding beta-class carbonic anhydrase encodes MSVAEFVERNSRRGDHGADLSELPVAPSMRASIVTCMDSRMDMYDLFGLKPGEAHVLRNGGGIVTDDVIRSLSISQFRLGTTEILLAQHTGCGMSTMTDDEYKNDLLGFSGLTPTWSVESFTDVDESVRQGMMRIRRSPFLKHHLVLRGFVVDLANGGLLREVF; translated from the coding sequence ATGAGCGTGGCCGAGTTCGTCGAGCGCAACAGCAGGCGCGGTGATCACGGGGCCGACCTGTCCGAGCTTCCGGTCGCCCCGTCGATGCGCGCCAGCATCGTCACGTGCATGGACTCCCGGATGGACATGTACGACCTGTTCGGGCTGAAGCCCGGTGAGGCGCACGTGCTCCGCAACGGCGGCGGGATCGTCACCGACGACGTCATCCGCTCGCTGTCGATCAGCCAGTTCCGTCTCGGCACCACGGAGATCCTGCTGGCCCAGCACACCGGCTGCGGGATGTCGACCATGACCGACGATGAGTACAAGAACGACCTGCTGGGCTTCAGCGGGCTGACCCCCACGTGGTCGGTGGAGTCGTTCACCGACGTCGACGAGAGCGTCCGCCAGGGGATGATGCGCATCCGTCGCAGCCCCTTCCTCAAGCACCACCTCGTCCTGCGCGGGTTCGTCGTGGACCTCGCCAACGGCGGCCTGCTGCGCGAGGTGTTCTGA
- a CDS encoding antibiotic biosynthesis monooxygenase family protein, with protein MAVVKINAIEVPEGAGEQIEARFAARAGAVEGSPGFLGFELLRPTGSERRYFVYTKWESEQAYQAWAKDMAPAAHAGPAGQKPVATGASLLEFEVVLHVDPA; from the coding sequence ATGGCAGTCGTGAAGATCAACGCGATCGAGGTCCCCGAGGGCGCGGGCGAGCAGATCGAGGCACGCTTCGCCGCGCGCGCGGGCGCCGTCGAGGGCTCCCCCGGGTTCCTCGGCTTCGAGCTCCTCCGCCCCACCGGCAGCGAGCGTCGATACTTCGTCTACACGAAGTGGGAGTCCGAGCAGGCCTACCAGGCGTGGGCGAAGGACATGGCCCCCGCCGCGCACGCCGGACCGGCCGGGCAGAAGCCCGTGGCCACCGGGGCGTCGCTGCTGGAGTTCGAGGTCGTCCTGCACGTCGATCCCGCGTGA